The Aggregatilinea lenta genome includes a region encoding these proteins:
- a CDS encoding ABC transporter ATP-binding protein — translation MTDTQTLLELRDLKMHFPIRRGVLKRTVGFVRAVDGVSFDIREGETLGLVGESGCGKTTLGRCVVRAYKPTDGEILYHSPKIERPASGTGGMTAANGKMVDFAQLSPKELSRYRHEIQMIFQDPYSSLNPRMTVLDIVSEPLVIHNRAKGDALKAEVGDLLRRVGLRPEYMNRYPNAFSGGQRQRIGIARALALRPKLIVCDEPVSALDVSVQAQVVNLLQDLQSEFGLTYLFIAHDLSVVQHISNRIAVMYLGRVVELADSDTLYDAPMHPYTEALLSAVPSTDPDVSRERIILTGDVPNPANPPRGCAFHPRCRYVQQICREETPPWIAAGDHGAACHFATELSLTGVN, via the coding sequence ATGACTGACACACAGACGCTCCTTGAGCTTCGCGACTTGAAGATGCACTTCCCGATCCGGCGCGGCGTCCTGAAGCGTACGGTAGGGTTCGTGCGCGCGGTGGACGGCGTATCGTTCGACATCCGCGAGGGCGAGACGCTCGGCCTGGTGGGTGAAAGCGGCTGCGGCAAGACGACGCTGGGCCGCTGCGTGGTGCGCGCCTACAAGCCGACCGACGGCGAGATTCTCTACCACAGCCCCAAGATCGAGCGACCAGCTTCCGGCACAGGTGGGATGACTGCCGCCAACGGGAAGATGGTCGATTTCGCCCAGCTTTCGCCCAAAGAGTTGAGCCGCTATCGCCACGAGATCCAGATGATCTTCCAGGACCCGTACTCGTCGCTGAACCCGCGCATGACAGTGCTGGACATCGTCAGCGAGCCGCTGGTGATCCATAACCGGGCCAAGGGCGACGCGCTGAAGGCCGAAGTGGGCGACCTGCTGCGGCGGGTCGGTCTGCGGCCCGAATACATGAACCGCTACCCGAACGCGTTCAGCGGCGGGCAGCGCCAGCGCATCGGCATCGCGCGGGCGCTCGCGCTGCGCCCTAAGCTGATCGTCTGCGACGAGCCGGTGTCCGCGCTGGACGTGTCGGTGCAGGCCCAGGTGGTCAACCTGCTGCAAGATTTGCAGTCCGAGTTTGGCCTGACCTACCTGTTCATCGCGCACGACCTGTCGGTGGTGCAGCACATCAGCAACCGCATCGCGGTGATGTACCTGGGGCGCGTGGTGGAGCTGGCCGATTCGGACACGCTGTACGATGCACCGATGCACCCCTATACCGAGGCGCTGCTGTCTGCCGTGCCCTCGACCGACCCCGACGTCAGCCGCGAGCGCATCATTCTCACCGGCGACGTGCCCAACCCGGCCAATCCGCCGCGCGGCTGCGCGTTCCATCCCCGCTGCCGCTACGTGCAGCAGATCTGCCGTGAAGAAACCCCGCCATGGATCGCCGCCGGCGATCACGGCGCGGCGTGTCACTTTGCAACAGAACTCTCACTCACAGGAGTCAATTGA
- a CDS encoding heparinase II/III domain-containing protein — MQQPTKDQLKAWVSAPRPVEDLRAAVRQSPTTPVFLAGLRQVIPDVTAIPTLTYTLYREFERTGERPSFETPYFLKRAMFTRAVLELMLGDDSMRDAVHDLAWSICEETSWVMPAHEEQGPAIWELNPPTIRTMPFGAHTALTREPDAIDLFAAETGASLAEAMFLVGDLIAPEVRQRIRQEVERRIFKPYLAHGRDHWWFKGALNWNGVCNGSIGLAFLRLETDPETLAQALSMVLEGFAAYVATGFEPDGGSIEGVGYWNYGLMYFVAVAELLRDITGGELDILAQPEMRPIAAYAPGMVLVPPDRFINFGDATEVLAVSAGVVNRLADRTGVEALRGLLAMSKDAHAVEAETRATEAVVVRQSANYYSKLAVDMRAMAWWDATQPVPSLELSDFTLPVCGVVKMVGQTAAGVPVVLAAKAGHNDGHHSHTDVGSFIYNVGGESLIPDAGRGKYSKHYFRQQRYTNPFNNSLGHNVPRIAGQLQAPGPEFGGTQQFHGELVEHGQRNGTKFAVIDFHKAYDVPALTGARRTVELDAASGAVTLRDDFTFDGAPLEIEEAFVSWFPVEVDGTTARVTGEGGAVALDVLEPAGATLVVESFEDACRANELDGVLSRLAIALPPGSTCFTVRLTPLDA; from the coding sequence GTGCAGCAGCCAACGAAAGATCAGTTAAAGGCCTGGGTCAGCGCGCCCCGGCCTGTTGAGGATCTGCGCGCGGCGGTCCGGCAGTCACCGACCACGCCGGTATTTCTGGCCGGGCTGCGCCAGGTGATCCCGGACGTGACGGCCATCCCGACGCTAACGTATACGCTCTACCGCGAGTTCGAGCGTACGGGCGAGCGCCCCAGCTTTGAGACGCCCTACTTCCTCAAGCGCGCCATGTTCACGCGCGCCGTGCTGGAATTGATGCTCGGCGACGACTCCATGCGCGACGCCGTGCACGACCTGGCGTGGAGCATCTGCGAGGAAACCAGTTGGGTCATGCCCGCCCACGAGGAGCAGGGTCCCGCTATCTGGGAACTGAACCCGCCCACCATCCGCACGATGCCTTTTGGCGCACACACCGCGCTCACGCGCGAGCCGGACGCCATCGACCTGTTCGCGGCGGAGACGGGCGCGTCCCTTGCCGAGGCGATGTTCCTCGTCGGGGACCTGATCGCGCCGGAAGTCCGGCAGCGCATCCGGCAAGAAGTCGAGCGGCGCATCTTCAAGCCGTACCTCGCCCACGGGCGCGATCACTGGTGGTTCAAGGGCGCGCTGAACTGGAATGGCGTGTGCAACGGCTCGATCGGGCTGGCGTTCCTGCGGCTGGAAACCGATCCCGAAACGCTGGCGCAAGCGCTGTCGATGGTGCTGGAAGGCTTCGCGGCTTACGTCGCCACCGGCTTTGAGCCGGACGGCGGCTCGATTGAAGGCGTCGGTTACTGGAACTATGGGCTGATGTACTTCGTGGCCGTGGCCGAGCTGCTGCGCGATATCACCGGCGGCGAGCTGGACATTCTGGCCCAGCCGGAGATGCGCCCCATCGCAGCCTACGCGCCGGGGATGGTGCTCGTGCCGCCGGATCGCTTCATCAACTTTGGGGATGCGACCGAAGTGCTGGCCGTGTCGGCGGGCGTGGTGAATCGCCTCGCGGATCGGACCGGGGTCGAGGCGCTGCGCGGTCTGCTGGCGATGAGCAAGGACGCGCACGCGGTCGAGGCCGAGACGCGCGCGACCGAGGCGGTGGTCGTGCGGCAGAGCGCGAACTATTACTCCAAGCTGGCGGTCGATATGCGCGCAATGGCGTGGTGGGACGCCACGCAGCCGGTCCCGTCGCTGGAACTGTCCGATTTCACCCTGCCGGTGTGCGGCGTGGTCAAGATGGTCGGCCAGACGGCAGCGGGCGTGCCCGTCGTGCTGGCGGCCAAGGCCGGGCACAATGACGGCCACCACAGCCACACGGATGTCGGATCGTTCATCTACAACGTGGGTGGCGAGAGCCTCATCCCCGACGCCGGGCGCGGCAAGTATAGCAAGCACTACTTCCGCCAGCAGCGCTACACCAACCCGTTCAATAACTCATTGGGGCACAACGTGCCGCGCATCGCGGGCCAGCTTCAGGCCCCCGGCCCGGAATTCGGCGGCACGCAGCAGTTTCATGGCGAGCTGGTCGAGCACGGCCAGCGCAACGGGACGAAGTTCGCCGTGATCGACTTCCACAAGGCGTATGACGTGCCCGCGCTGACGGGCGCGCGTCGCACAGTGGAGCTGGACGCGGCCAGCGGTGCCGTCACCCTGCGCGACGACTTCACCTTCGACGGTGCGCCGCTCGAAATCGAAGAGGCGTTCGTGAGTTGGTTCCCGGTCGAGGTAGACGGGACCACCGCGCGCGTGACCGGCGAGGGCGGAGCGGTCGCGCTGGATGTGCTCGAACCGGCGGGTGCGACACTGGTCGTCGAGTCGTTTGAAGACGCCTGCCGCGCGAACGAACTGGACGGCGTGCTCTCGCGGCTGGCGATCGCTTTGCCGCCGGGCAGCACGTGTTTCACGGTGCGGCTGACGCCGCTTGACGCGTAA
- a CDS encoding ABC transporter permease, with product MIAFIVRRLLAMIPMLIAISFISFAIIQLPPGDYLSTLQAVQGTSGGGMSNEQAQLLRERYGLDESFLTQYWKWVKGFPKGDLGYSYEWTSGVWPLIKDRIWYTLLLGACSILVMVVLSVPIGIYSATHQYSIGDTLMSVIAFLGLSVPGFLLALIWIYIGGVLLNLDVLGAQSKEYINVAFSWGKAWDYFLHLWPPAIILGLASTAQLMRIMRNGMLDEMNKQYITTARAKGLKERKVINKYAVRSALNPVVSVLAMEVPKIISSSILIGVVMSVPTTGPLFLRSLQSQDMYVAGAFLLIMSLMLLMSNLIADLLLAWLDPRIVYT from the coding sequence ATGATTGCATTTATTGTGAGACGGCTGTTGGCAATGATCCCCATGCTGATCGCCATTTCCTTCATCTCGTTTGCGATCATCCAGCTGCCGCCCGGCGACTATCTCTCGACGCTCCAGGCGGTACAGGGGACGAGCGGCGGCGGGATGTCGAACGAGCAGGCGCAATTGCTGCGCGAGCGGTATGGGCTGGATGAATCGTTTTTGACGCAGTACTGGAAGTGGGTCAAAGGTTTTCCAAAGGGCGACCTGGGCTATTCGTACGAGTGGACGAGCGGCGTGTGGCCGCTGATCAAGGATCGCATCTGGTACACCCTGCTGTTGGGGGCCTGCTCGATCCTGGTGATGGTAGTGCTGTCGGTGCCGATAGGCATCTATTCCGCCACGCACCAGTATTCAATCGGCGACACGTTGATGTCGGTTATCGCCTTCTTAGGGCTGTCCGTTCCGGGGTTTTTGCTCGCGCTGATCTGGATCTATATTGGCGGCGTGCTGCTGAACCTGGACGTGCTCGGCGCGCAGTCGAAGGAATACATCAACGTCGCGTTTAGCTGGGGCAAAGCGTGGGATTACTTCCTGCACCTGTGGCCGCCCGCGATCATCCTGGGGCTGGCGAGCACCGCGCAGCTGATGCGTATCATGCGCAACGGCATGCTGGACGAGATGAACAAGCAGTACATCACCACCGCGCGGGCCAAAGGCCTCAAGGAGCGCAAGGTGATCAACAAGTACGCGGTGCGCTCGGCCCTCAACCCGGTGGTCAGCGTGCTGGCGATGGAAGTGCCAAAAATCATTTCCTCCTCGATCCTGATCGGGGTGGTGATGTCTGTCCCCACGACGGGGCCGCTGTTCCTCCGATCCCTGCAAAGCCAGGATATGTACGTGGCAGGCGCGTTCCTGCTGATCATGTCGCTGATGCTTCTGATGTCGAACCTCATTGCTGACCTGCTGCTGGCCTGGCTGGATCCAAGGATTGTGTACACATGA
- a CDS encoding ABC transporter permease: MIDAARDLPENAIDKQSEILRERYRDLAEGQAARDAEAGVLGLTQDEARFAASQWALIWRRFRRNKAAIAGGVIVLIYYLVALFGNFVAPYALETRFTKQLYLPPQPIHLFDDGKLHPYVNGIESAYDENLRRVYETTDEKVYLKFFAKGDSYSVLGLFETDIHLFVAPGGLVSILGTDRQGRDMFSRIVLGSQISLTVGLIGVLLSLSFGTVLGIVSGYYGGLVDEVIQRLIELVRAFPNIPLWMALTAALPPGWSQIKMYFAITLILSLIGWTWLARQLRGQVLTLRQSDYVVAAKLAGASDSRIIFKHLVPATFGQIIVVATLSLPAMILAETSLSFLGLGLRPPTTSWGVLLQESQNLQSLALYPWVFSPAVVIVVVILAFSFLGDGLRDAADPFTL; encoded by the coding sequence ATGATCGATGCAGCGCGTGACCTACCGGAGAACGCAATCGACAAGCAGTCGGAGATCCTGCGCGAGCGCTACCGGGATCTGGCCGAGGGCCAGGCCGCTCGTGACGCCGAGGCAGGCGTGCTGGGGCTGACCCAGGACGAGGCGCGGTTTGCGGCGTCGCAGTGGGCGCTCATCTGGCGGCGCTTCCGGCGCAACAAGGCTGCGATCGCTGGCGGCGTGATCGTCCTCATTTACTATCTGGTCGCCTTGTTTGGCAACTTCGTTGCACCGTACGCGCTGGAGACGCGCTTCACCAAGCAGCTTTACCTGCCGCCGCAGCCCATTCACCTGTTCGATGACGGCAAGCTGCATCCCTATGTGAACGGGATCGAATCTGCTTACGACGAGAATCTGCGGCGCGTCTATGAGACGACGGACGAAAAGGTTTATTTGAAGTTTTTTGCCAAAGGCGATTCGTACAGCGTATTAGGTCTGTTCGAGACTGATATTCATTTGTTCGTCGCGCCGGGCGGGCTGGTGAGCATTCTGGGCACGGATCGCCAGGGACGTGACATGTTCTCGCGTATCGTGCTTGGCAGCCAGATCTCGCTGACGGTGGGTCTGATCGGCGTGCTGCTCAGCCTGTCGTTCGGCACGGTGCTGGGCATCGTGTCCGGTTACTACGGCGGGCTGGTGGACGAGGTGATCCAGCGCCTGATCGAGCTGGTGCGCGCGTTCCCGAACATTCCGTTGTGGATGGCGCTCACGGCAGCGCTGCCGCCGGGCTGGTCGCAGATCAAAATGTACTTTGCGATCACGCTCATCCTGTCGCTGATCGGCTGGACGTGGCTGGCGCGCCAGCTACGCGGGCAGGTGCTCACGCTGCGCCAGAGCGACTACGTCGTGGCGGCCAAACTGGCCGGGGCAAGTGACTCCCGGATCATCTTCAAGCACCTGGTCCCGGCGACGTTCGGCCAGATCATCGTCGTGGCGACGCTGTCGCTGCCCGCCATGATCCTGGCGGAGACGTCGCTGAGCTTCCTCGGCCTGGGGCTGCGTCCACCCACGACGAGTTGGGGCGTGCTGCTTCAAGAATCGCAGAATCTGCAATCGCTGGCGCTGTACCCCTGGGTGTTTAGCCCGGCTGTCGTCATCGTCGTCGTCATCCTTGCCTTCAGCTTTTTGGGCGACGGGCTGCGCGATGCCGCCGACCCGTTCACGCTATAG
- a CDS encoding ABC transporter ATP-binding protein codes for MNPDHILEVDDIQVTFRTLDGLVCGVDGVSFDLRAGETLGVVGESGCGKSVTAHSIMRLLPKRTAKISQGAIRFRRRNGDVVDMTKVDPEGSLIRAIRGNEIAMIFQEPMTSLSPLHTIGDQIIEAITLHQNVGAKEAEDRAVEMLEAVRIGNAREFIRSYPHQYSGGMRQRAMIAMALSCNPSVLIADEPTTALDVTIQAQILDLMNRLQDEFESAIIMITHNLGVINEMADRIAVMYLGKIVEVADRRTLFKRPAHPYTVGLMQSVPEMGHQERKRLHPIPGMIPDPFNIPQGCSFHPRCPVAKPTCSSPGDVPLIEVEPGHFVRCTLYSDGVPAHD; via the coding sequence ATGAATCCTGACCACATTCTCGAAGTTGACGATATACAAGTGACGTTCCGCACCCTGGATGGCCTGGTGTGCGGCGTGGACGGCGTAAGTTTTGACCTGCGCGCCGGGGAAACGCTCGGCGTGGTGGGCGAAAGCGGCTGCGGCAAGAGCGTCACGGCGCACAGCATCATGCGGCTGCTGCCCAAGCGCACGGCCAAGATCAGCCAGGGCGCGATCCGGTTCCGCCGCCGCAACGGCGACGTGGTGGACATGACCAAGGTCGATCCCGAAGGCAGCCTGATCCGCGCCATCCGGGGCAACGAGATCGCGATGATCTTTCAGGAGCCGATGACGTCGCTCTCACCGCTGCACACTATCGGCGACCAGATCATCGAGGCGATCACGCTGCACCAGAACGTCGGTGCCAAAGAGGCCGAAGACCGCGCCGTGGAGATGCTCGAAGCGGTGCGTATTGGCAACGCACGCGAGTTCATCCGCTCGTACCCGCACCAGTATTCGGGCGGGATGCGCCAGCGCGCCATGATCGCGATGGCGCTGTCGTGCAACCCCTCGGTGCTCATCGCGGACGAGCCAACAACCGCGCTCGACGTGACGATCCAGGCCCAGATCCTGGACCTGATGAATCGCCTGCAAGACGAGTTCGAATCGGCCATTATCATGATCACGCATAACCTGGGCGTGATCAACGAAATGGCCGACCGCATCGCGGTGATGTACCTGGGCAAGATCGTCGAGGTGGCCGACCGGAGGACGCTGTTCAAGCGGCCCGCGCACCCCTACACCGTGGGGCTGATGCAGTCCGTGCCGGAAATGGGGCACCAGGAGCGTAAGCGCCTCCACCCGATCCCCGGCATGATCCCGGACCCGTTCAATATCCCGCAGGGATGCAGCTTTCACCCGCGCTGCCCGGTCGCCAAGCCGACCTGCAGCAGCCCTGGCGACGTGCCGCTGATTGAGGTGGAACCGGGACACTTCGTGCGCTGTACCCTGTATTCGGATGGAGTGCCGGCCCATGACTGA
- a CDS encoding oligogalacturonate lyase family protein: MVGSTQQSEMRTFKDEQTGRTITQLTATGNNVHLYFTENSFVRGQNAIIFSSDRDSGKDRAPHEDPAYSLYRMDLDTGLVERLTDDVMRSAHAATKTPDGTLISYTASDGKVKALNLETGKTTVLYEETGPFSIASVPSIAANRRYVAFCRNEENESPIHYHGANYAGFKERYYEIKDGRITVAMIDGSGAFDVFRDTHQVGHFQFSPDDSTFGTFCHEGPWNLVTQRMWYLDFISREATPCFRQTEEDSIGHEFWTQDGYIFFDDRGPGHDGTITSDRTQAVVTDVHVNENAMIPFVGLMDRKGNLIKRIDMPFYCNHYHSNPDNSLLVGDDVDQLVLIDISGEKATLEPLASHGTSWHTQSSHCHPTWDWDGSRILYASDKGGRVQLYLMDM, translated from the coding sequence ATGGTGGGTTCTACTCAGCAGTCTGAAATGCGCACGTTCAAGGACGAGCAAACCGGGCGCACCATCACCCAACTGACGGCGACCGGCAACAACGTGCACCTTTATTTCACCGAAAACTCGTTTGTGCGGGGCCAGAACGCGATCATTTTCTCGTCCGACCGCGATTCCGGTAAGGATCGCGCCCCGCACGAAGACCCGGCATACAGCCTGTATCGCATGGACCTGGACACGGGTCTGGTCGAGCGCCTGACCGACGACGTGATGCGCTCTGCGCACGCCGCGACCAAGACGCCGGACGGCACGCTGATCAGCTACACGGCGTCGGACGGTAAGGTCAAGGCGCTCAACCTGGAGACGGGCAAGACCACCGTGCTGTACGAGGAAACTGGCCCGTTCTCCATCGCCAGCGTGCCGTCGATTGCGGCCAACCGGCGCTACGTCGCGTTCTGCCGCAATGAGGAGAACGAGTCGCCCATCCACTACCACGGCGCGAACTACGCGGGCTTTAAGGAGCGCTACTACGAGATCAAGGATGGCCGCATTACCGTGGCGATGATCGACGGCTCCGGCGCATTCGACGTCTTCCGCGATACGCATCAGGTCGGGCACTTCCAGTTTTCACCGGACGATTCAACCTTCGGCACATTCTGCCACGAAGGGCCGTGGAACCTCGTCACGCAGCGGATGTGGTACCTCGACTTCATCTCGCGTGAGGCGACGCCGTGCTTCCGCCAGACAGAAGAGGACTCCATCGGGCACGAGTTCTGGACACAGGACGGCTATATCTTCTTCGACGATCGCGGTCCCGGTCACGACGGCACAATTACGTCCGACCGCACGCAGGCCGTGGTCACCGACGTGCACGTGAACGAAAATGCCATGATCCCGTTTGTCGGCCTGATGGATCGCAAGGGCAACCTGATCAAGCGTATCGACATGCCGTTCTACTGCAACCACTACCATTCCAACCCGGATAACTCGCTGCTGGTGGGCGATGACGTGGACCAGCTCGTGTTGATCGACATCTCCGGCGAGAAGGCCACGCTCGAGCCGCTGGCGTCGCATGGGACCTCGTGGCACACGCAGAGCAGCCACTGCCACCCGACCTGGGACTGGGACGGCAGCCGCATCCTGTACGCCTCCGACAAGGGCGGGCGGGTGCAGCTCTACCTGATGGACATGTAG
- a CDS encoding ABC transporter substrate-binding protein — MLNKRTLLTLTTLVLVVALAVPALAPAVPVAAQGDETYSEAPMLAEKVAAGELPPVEERLPENPRVVEPLDSVGVYGGIWNRAWRGVNDFHAFGRITYDPVLRWPRDPSEPVQPGLAESWEFSEDGTALTLHFRAGLKWSDGEPFTVDDVIFWWEAIETDTNITAAVHGEWMVGGEPMQLEKVDDNTITLSFAGPNGLAETVGLAFHGNEWPLGFERFGFFAPKHYLEQFHPEYSDTGTYELFEEKAFDYNVDRPVMTAWKITEYEPGTTLMIAERNPYYFAVDTEGNQLPYIDYVYFHMVEDVAGVNLMGVAGDLDMQARAIDLAQYPVYQENAEANGYHMLMWPQAAASAATLFFNMSYAEDNYRNLFQDLRFRQAASVAIDRDAINEIAFLGQGVPRTETVVPDSPYYIPELEAEYAQYDPALATQLLDETGLVKGDDGYYQFADGSDLLLYIETSATATGMEDTLELISQYWDEIGLKNEFTIETRDVFWPKAGANEVMISTWSTDRGLVPMVDPIYLFPFDERSWMAPAYGIWYKTGGAEGLEPTDEFKQAMDLYDQYKATTDSAAQVEIGKEIVRLSTEQFWTLGTVGMVPNPVVVKDNFMNVEEHHTADWIIMTPGTMEPATFYFAAGE; from the coding sequence AGCTGCCGCCCGTCGAAGAGCGCCTCCCCGAAAATCCGCGCGTCGTGGAGCCGCTCGATAGCGTCGGCGTCTACGGTGGCATCTGGAACCGCGCTTGGCGCGGTGTGAACGACTTCCACGCTTTTGGCCGCATCACCTACGACCCCGTGCTGCGTTGGCCGCGCGACCCGTCTGAGCCGGTGCAGCCTGGCCTGGCCGAGAGCTGGGAATTTAGCGAAGACGGTACCGCGCTGACCCTGCACTTCCGCGCGGGCCTGAAGTGGTCCGACGGCGAGCCGTTCACAGTCGATGACGTGATCTTCTGGTGGGAAGCCATCGAGACGGACACGAACATCACGGCGGCAGTTCATGGTGAGTGGATGGTCGGCGGCGAGCCGATGCAGCTCGAAAAAGTTGACGACAACACCATCACCCTGTCGTTCGCAGGGCCGAACGGTCTGGCTGAGACGGTCGGACTGGCCTTCCACGGCAACGAATGGCCGCTGGGCTTCGAGCGGTTCGGGTTCTTTGCGCCCAAGCACTACCTGGAGCAGTTCCACCCCGAATACAGCGATACGGGCACCTACGAGCTGTTCGAAGAGAAGGCGTTCGACTACAACGTGGATCGTCCTGTGATGACAGCCTGGAAGATCACGGAATATGAGCCGGGCACCACGCTGATGATCGCCGAGCGCAACCCGTACTACTTCGCCGTTGACACTGAAGGCAACCAATTGCCCTATATCGACTACGTGTACTTCCACATGGTCGAAGACGTAGCGGGCGTGAACCTCATGGGCGTGGCCGGTGACCTGGACATGCAGGCGCGTGCCATCGACCTGGCGCAGTACCCCGTCTACCAGGAAAACGCCGAAGCCAATGGCTACCACATGCTGATGTGGCCGCAGGCCGCCGCCTCTGCTGCGACCCTTTTCTTCAACATGAGCTACGCGGAAGATAACTACCGCAACCTGTTCCAGGACCTGCGCTTCCGTCAGGCGGCGTCGGTCGCCATCGACCGCGATGCGATCAACGAGATTGCGTTCCTCGGCCAGGGCGTGCCGCGCACCGAGACCGTCGTGCCGGACTCGCCGTACTATATCCCCGAACTCGAAGCCGAATACGCCCAGTACGATCCTGCGCTGGCGACCCAACTGCTGGACGAAACCGGCCTCGTGAAGGGCGACGATGGCTACTACCAGTTCGCGGACGGCTCCGATCTGCTGCTGTACATCGAAACTTCCGCGACGGCGACCGGTATGGAAGACACGCTTGAGCTGATCTCCCAGTACTGGGACGAAATCGGCCTCAAGAACGAATTCACGATCGAGACGCGCGACGTCTTCTGGCCGAAGGCCGGCGCCAACGAAGTGATGATCTCCACGTGGTCGACCGACCGCGGTCTGGTGCCGATGGTTGACCCGATCTACCTGTTCCCGTTCGACGAGCGCTCGTGGATGGCCCCCGCCTACGGCATCTGGTACAAGACCGGCGGCGCGGAAGGTCTGGAGCCGACCGACGAGTTCAAGCAGGCGATGGACCTCTACGACCAGTACAAGGCCACCACCGACTCGGCGGCTCAGGTTGAGATCGGCAAGGAAATTGTGCGGCTCTCGACCGAGCAGTTCTGGACGCTGGGCACAGTCGGCATGGTTCCGAACCCCGTTGTGGTGAAAGACAACTTCATGAACGTCGAAGAACACCACACGGCGGACTGGATCATCATGACCCCCGGCACGATGGAACCGGCGACGTTCTACTTCGCGGCTGGCGAGTAG
- a CDS encoding cupin domain-containing protein: MTVVHAHDVRPEQIAPRRTRYLAYTDDLMVTVIDFDDGPAAEPDPPHSHPHQQVTYVAEGDLLFFVDGEPHRLGPGDLITIPSNAPHTVQILSHHARLVDTFTPIRTDFLKPD, encoded by the coding sequence ATGACTGTTGTTCACGCCCATGACGTGCGTCCGGAGCAAATCGCACCGCGTCGTACGCGCTACCTGGCTTACACTGACGATCTGATGGTGACCGTGATCGACTTCGATGACGGTCCCGCCGCCGAGCCGGACCCACCGCACAGCCATCCGCACCAACAGGTCACGTATGTGGCGGAAGGCGATCTACTGTTTTTTGTGGACGGCGAGCCGCACCGGCTTGGTCCCGGCGACCTGATCACGATTCCGTCCAACGCGCCGCACACCGTGCAGATTCTATCGCACCACGCGCGGCTGGTGGACACCTTCACGCCGATCCGCACCGACTTTTTGAAGCCTGATTGA